The following coding sequences are from one Pseudonocardia sp. EC080619-01 window:
- a CDS encoding aminotransferase: MRLDPTTAAGSDSPIGAALALAGERDPARDAEHPLLDLSQAAPAYPPAPEVVEQVVATAQDPAALGYAPVPGLPPLRRAIADELSRDYAGTVTPDDVTVTAGCNQAFAVVADALAGPGDEMIMPLPYYFNHQMWLTMRGVRPVYLEPDEQLVPRAADAEALITPRTRAIVLVTPGNPSGVTVPPSEIVAFAGLARRHGIALVVDETYRSFRDAADEPAHPLFADPDWRDTVVSLHSYSKDLAIPGYRAGSVVAGADLTRQVLKLLDCVAICAPRVGQEAALAGLTRAGTWRAERVAEVARRRAWLGAALADRPGGFEVVALGAFFAWVRHPFEGTPTLDVVRELVLGHDTLTIPGTAFLPDDRRMLRLSVGKVDEAAAATLATRLAAAGSRAGAAS; this comes from the coding sequence GTGCGACTCGACCCCACCACGGCAGCGGGCAGCGACTCCCCCATCGGCGCGGCGCTCGCGCTGGCCGGCGAACGCGACCCCGCCCGCGACGCCGAGCACCCGCTGCTCGACCTCTCCCAGGCCGCACCGGCCTACCCACCGGCGCCGGAGGTCGTCGAGCAGGTCGTCGCGACCGCCCAGGACCCGGCGGCCCTCGGCTACGCGCCCGTGCCGGGGCTGCCGCCGCTGCGGCGGGCGATCGCCGACGAGCTCTCCCGCGACTACGCGGGCACCGTCACCCCGGACGACGTGACCGTCACCGCGGGCTGCAACCAGGCGTTCGCCGTCGTCGCCGACGCGCTCGCCGGCCCCGGCGACGAGATGATCATGCCGCTGCCGTACTACTTCAACCACCAGATGTGGCTGACGATGCGCGGCGTGCGCCCGGTGTACCTGGAGCCGGACGAGCAGCTCGTCCCCCGCGCCGCCGACGCCGAGGCCCTGATCACCCCGCGCACCCGGGCGATCGTGCTGGTCACGCCCGGGAACCCGAGCGGGGTCACCGTGCCGCCGTCGGAGATCGTGGCGTTCGCCGGGCTGGCCCGCCGGCACGGCATCGCGCTGGTCGTCGACGAGACCTACCGCTCGTTCCGCGACGCCGCGGACGAGCCGGCGCACCCGCTGTTCGCCGACCCGGACTGGCGCGACACCGTCGTCAGCCTGCACTCCTACTCCAAGGACCTGGCCATCCCCGGCTACCGCGCCGGGTCGGTGGTCGCCGGGGCGGACCTCACCCGCCAGGTGCTCAAGCTGCTCGACTGCGTCGCGATCTGCGCGCCGCGCGTCGGGCAGGAGGCGGCGCTCGCCGGGCTCACCCGGGCCGGGACCTGGCGGGCCGAGCGGGTCGCCGAGGTCGCGCGCCGCCGGGCCTGGCTGGGCGCGGCGCTGGCGGACCGGCCGGGCGGCTTCGAGGTCGTGGCGCTGGGCGCGTTCTTCGCGTGGGTGCGGCACCCGTTCGAGGGCACGCCGACACTCGACGTCGTCCGTGAGCTGGTGCTCGGCCACGACACCCTGACCATCCCCGGCACGGCGTTCCTGCCCGACGACCGCCGGATGCTGCGGCTGAGCGTCGGCAAGGTCGACGAGGCGGCCGCGGCGACGCTCGCGACCCGGCTGGCGGCGGCCGGCAGCCGGGCCGGCGCAGCCTCCTGA
- a CDS encoding MFS transporter translates to MTDTGLRTGTAAGRWVILACVLGSGMAMLDNTVVTIALPRIGEELGAGFAGLQWTVNGYTLTLAWLILLGGSLGDRFGRRRVFVTGAVWFAVASLLCALAPTVELLAVARALQGVGGALLTPGSLALISASFHGADRAAAIGAWSGLGGVAGALGPFVGGTLVEWSWRAVFLINLPLAAVVVAVALRHVPESRDPEAPHRPDLPGSVLAVAGLALLTWAGTAAGTGGTPGPAVWAAGAAGVVALVAFALAERRSPSPLVPPDLFTGSAGRRFTGANLVTVAVYAALSLLFVLIAVQLQVVAGFSPLLAGTATLPVTVLMLLLSPRAGRLATRTGPAPLVTTGLLLAAAGAFLAGRLDAGASWLLDVLPATALVGLGLSAAVAPLTTAVLDAASDRHAGVASGVNNAIARAAGLLAVAVVPAVAGIRGDGPADAASFGPGFGVAMTIASALLVVGAVLAAALLRRSDAT, encoded by the coding sequence GTGACCGACACCGGACTGCGCACCGGCACCGCCGCGGGGCGGTGGGTGATCCTCGCCTGCGTCCTCGGCTCGGGCATGGCGATGCTCGACAACACCGTCGTCACGATCGCGCTGCCGCGCATCGGCGAGGAGCTCGGCGCGGGCTTCGCCGGTCTGCAGTGGACGGTCAACGGCTACACCCTCACCCTGGCCTGGCTCATCCTGCTGGGCGGCTCGCTGGGTGACCGGTTCGGGCGGCGCCGGGTGTTCGTGACGGGGGCCGTGTGGTTCGCGGTCGCGTCCCTGCTGTGCGCGCTCGCCCCGACCGTGGAACTGCTCGCGGTCGCGCGGGCGCTGCAGGGCGTCGGCGGGGCGCTGCTCACGCCGGGCAGCCTGGCGCTGATCTCCGCGTCGTTCCACGGCGCCGACCGCGCCGCGGCGATCGGCGCCTGGTCCGGCCTCGGCGGGGTCGCGGGGGCGCTCGGCCCCTTCGTCGGCGGGACGCTGGTCGAGTGGTCCTGGCGGGCGGTGTTCCTGATCAACCTGCCGCTCGCGGCGGTCGTCGTCGCGGTCGCGCTGCGGCACGTGCCGGAGTCGCGCGACCCGGAGGCGCCACACCGTCCGGACCTCCCGGGCAGTGTGCTCGCCGTGGCCGGGCTGGCACTGCTGACCTGGGCCGGGACCGCGGCCGGGACCGGTGGGACGCCCGGCCCGGCGGTGTGGGCCGCGGGCGCGGCCGGCGTGGTCGCGCTGGTGGCCTTCGCGCTGGCGGAGCGGCGCAGCCCGTCCCCGCTCGTGCCGCCGGACCTGTTCACCGGCAGCGCGGGCCGCCGGTTCACCGGCGCCAACCTCGTGACCGTCGCCGTCTACGCGGCGCTGTCGCTGCTGTTCGTGCTGATCGCGGTCCAGCTGCAGGTGGTGGCCGGGTTCTCGCCGCTGCTGGCGGGCACCGCGACGCTGCCCGTCACCGTCCTCATGCTGCTGCTGTCACCGCGCGCCGGGCGGCTCGCCACCCGGACCGGACCGGCCCCGCTGGTGACGACCGGGCTGCTGCTGGCCGCAGCGGGTGCGTTCCTCGCCGGGCGGCTCGACGCGGGCGCGAGCTGGCTCCTCGACGTCCTCCCCGCGACCGCGCTGGTGGGGCTGGGGCTCTCCGCCGCCGTCGCCCCGCTCACGACCGCCGTGCTCGACGCCGCCTCCGACCGGCACGCCGGCGTCGCCTCCGGGGTGAACAACGCGATCGCACGGGCGGCCGGGCTGCTGGCCGTCGCCGTCGTGCCCGCCGTGGCGGGCATCCGGGGCGACGGGCCGGCGGACGCGGCGTCGTTCGGCCCGGGGTTCGGGGTCGCGATGACGATCGCGTCGGCACTCCTCGTGGTCGGAGCCGTACTCGCCGCTGCACTGTTGCGGCGTTCCGACGCGACATAG